In the genome of Altererythrobacter sp. TH136, one region contains:
- the fabF gene encoding beta-ketoacyl-ACP synthase II, with protein MRRVVVTGLGLVTPLGADVETTWKNLIAGKSGIGPITRFDVSDHKAKIAGEVKAKDHEWGFDPDKRVDFKVQRQVDPFIIYAIDAAGQAIEDAGLEDMDQDLKERTGVSIGSGIGGLPGIESESLVLKEKGPSRVSPHFVHGRLINLTSGQVSIKYGLMGPNHSVVTACSTGAHSIGDAARMIRDDDADIMLAGGAESTLNPLGLAGFAQAKALNMSMNDQPEKASRPYDKGRDGFVMGEGAGVMVLEEYEHAKARGAKIYAEVVGYGLSGDAYHVTAPHPEGKGAELAMKMALRKAHMEPGDIDYVNAHGTSTMADTIELAAVKRVLGDDLHGASMSSTKSAIGHLLGGAGAVEGIFCVLAIRDQIVPPTLNLDDPDEGTEGVDLVPHRARKREVRAALSNSFGFGGTNASVIFKKVED; from the coding sequence TGCTGGGAAAAGCGGCATAGGCCCGATCACGCGTTTCGACGTTTCGGACCACAAGGCCAAGATCGCCGGCGAGGTGAAGGCCAAGGACCACGAATGGGGCTTCGATCCTGACAAGCGCGTCGACTTCAAGGTCCAGCGCCAGGTCGATCCTTTCATCATCTACGCGATCGATGCCGCAGGCCAGGCTATCGAGGATGCCGGTCTTGAAGACATGGACCAGGATTTGAAGGAGCGCACCGGCGTCTCCATCGGATCGGGCATCGGGGGCCTGCCGGGCATTGAAAGCGAATCGCTGGTGCTGAAGGAAAAAGGGCCGAGCCGGGTCAGCCCGCACTTCGTACACGGGCGGCTGATCAATCTGACCAGCGGGCAGGTATCGATCAAGTACGGGCTGATGGGCCCGAACCATTCGGTGGTCACCGCCTGTTCGACCGGCGCACATTCGATCGGCGACGCCGCGCGGATGATCCGCGATGACGATGCGGACATCATGCTCGCAGGCGGCGCGGAATCGACGCTGAATCCGCTCGGCCTGGCAGGCTTCGCTCAGGCCAAGGCGCTCAACATGAGCATGAACGACCAGCCCGAAAAGGCGAGCCGGCCCTATGACAAGGGGCGCGACGGGTTCGTGATGGGCGAAGGCGCGGGCGTGATGGTGCTGGAAGAATACGAACACGCCAAGGCACGCGGCGCGAAGATCTATGCCGAGGTCGTCGGTTATGGCCTGTCCGGCGATGCCTATCATGTCACGGCGCCGCATCCGGAAGGCAAGGGCGCCGAGCTCGCCATGAAGATGGCACTGCGCAAGGCCCACATGGAGCCGGGCGACATCGATTATGTCAACGCTCACGGTACCTCCACGATGGCCGACACGATCGAACTGGCCGCGGTGAAGCGCGTGCTGGGGGACGACCTTCACGGCGCGTCGATGAGCAGCACGAAATCGGCGATCGGCCACCTGCTTGGCGGCGCAGGCGCGGTTGAGGGCATCTTCTGCGTGCTCGCCATTCGCGACCAGATCGTACCGCCGACGCTGAATCTCGATGATCCGGACGAGGGCACCGAAGGCGTCGATCTGGTGCCGCACCGCGCCAGGAAGCGGGAGGTGCGCGCGGCCTTGTCGAACAGCTTCGGTTTCGGCGGCACCAACGCAAGCGTGATCTTCAAGAAGGTCGAGGACTGA